One stretch of Tenacibaculum sp. MAR_2010_89 DNA includes these proteins:
- a CDS encoding oligosaccharide flippase family protein, with protein sequence MGISILKKEFKISASQWFMISVMIVNAGNYIYNLVLGRWLGPSVFADVALLITLLLVLSFLAMTIQLLCAKFIIELPKDKLLNFKRVIYKYTLFVSAIIGLLCVFSSEFLQTIFQLNNKYVFYLFGFGVPIYFLMSVSRGLNQGNQEFVALSKSYLLEMFGRLLVTFFLIGFDIVEPTIAVALGILISFIFGLYPNQFTFSSLKEKSILSKLETKSIYSFLLITALYEGTQIIINNSDILIVKHFFNHNEAGLYASLALIGRVVYFVIWMLIMVLLPKVIQAKKEGGNPQKILNSYLKFILVLTISLVTGCYLFPEIIIKLLFGEQYISLGFLLYKYALATSLFALANLFVYYFLSLSDYKPVIMAMVFGIAQVTLLINFHESLAQVVHIQIMLMAVLLICILFYNLKKRMKLNYK encoded by the coding sequence ATGGGAATTTCAATACTAAAAAAAGAATTTAAAATTAGTGCGTCACAGTGGTTCATGATAAGTGTGATGATTGTTAACGCTGGTAATTATATATATAATTTAGTATTGGGTAGGTGGTTAGGGCCAAGTGTTTTTGCAGATGTAGCATTACTAATTACATTATTATTAGTATTATCATTTTTAGCAATGACCATTCAGCTGTTATGTGCCAAATTTATTATTGAACTACCTAAAGATAAATTATTAAATTTTAAAAGAGTTATATACAAATACACATTATTTGTAAGTGCTATTATAGGTTTATTGTGTGTTTTTTCTTCTGAATTTTTACAAACTATATTTCAATTAAATAATAAATATGTTTTTTATCTATTTGGTTTTGGAGTACCTATTTATTTTTTGATGAGTGTTTCTAGAGGTTTAAATCAAGGGAATCAGGAGTTTGTAGCTTTGTCTAAATCATATTTGTTAGAAATGTTTGGTAGACTACTAGTAACATTCTTTTTAATAGGGTTTGATATTGTTGAACCTACAATAGCTGTTGCACTAGGTATTTTGATCTCATTTATTTTTGGATTGTATCCTAACCAATTTACTTTTTCTAGTTTAAAAGAAAAATCAATTCTATCAAAATTAGAAACAAAATCAATTTATAGTTTTTTATTAATAACAGCTTTATATGAAGGGACTCAAATTATTATTAATAACTCAGATATTTTAATTGTAAAACATTTTTTTAACCATAATGAAGCTGGATTGTACGCTTCATTAGCATTAATTGGTAGAGTAGTATACTTTGTTATTTGGATGTTAATTATGGTACTTTTGCCAAAGGTTATTCAAGCAAAAAAAGAAGGAGGAAACCCACAGAAAATTTTAAATAGTTATTTAAAGTTTATATTAGTTTTAACAATATCGTTAGTTACAGGTTGTTATTTGTTTCCTGAAATAATAATTAAACTTTTATTTGGAGAACAATATATAAGTTTGGGATTTTTATTGTATAAATATGCATTAGCAACATCATTATTTGCTTTGGCTAATTTATTTGTATATTATTTTTTATCATTATCAGACTATAAACCTGTTATAATGGCAATGGTATTTGGGATAGCTCAAGTAACTTTATTAATTAACTTTCATGAATCATTAGCCCAAGTAGTACATATACAAATTATGTTGATGGCTGTTTTATTAATTTGTATTTTATTTTATAATTTAAAAAAAAGAATGAAGCTTAACTATAAATAG
- a CDS encoding glycosyl hydrolase: MKKTLLNKRTFKQVVIITTFVLVNLLLISLLSKIYYEFNSGADRSKLLHIDLKNNTYYLPKIKVNYDNVEGRDPNEEIIKNIKKDYLKSWYVKKYALQNNDYNAIEDFYTDSAQVKIKKIIQFNSKNSINIRSTSVNHNVTIKFFSEDGQVVYLDDKNVEEQTFYYKKKKLIHQEKTLKNYKAILLLEDGFWRVRHIISDKILLKENETFKTTNKNFKIKGINYYPQKTSWFDFWKKYDSITVNKDFNIIKKLKLNTVRIFIPYKLFGKENVSEIYLNHLKNTLDLAKKNNLKVIVTFFDFYSNYQVLDYTLCDRHLETIINEIKKHPAILQYDIKNEPDLDFKNYGKEKVLNWLDFISSRIRIYDQKTPITIGWSTPEVGHLLKNKMDFISFHYYKKTIDFKNAYLNLKKKVNKPIVVQEFGRHSYNSIWNLYRYSEKKQAKYHKNMQQNFHDLNINHFVSWTLYDFPKIDVKIFGKMPHKIGPQKSFGFIDKKGNLKKAAKYIVTYK, translated from the coding sequence ATGAAAAAAACACTCTTAAATAAAAGAACATTTAAGCAAGTTGTAATAATTACAACTTTTGTTCTTGTTAATTTATTACTAATAAGTTTACTTTCTAAAATTTATTATGAGTTTAATTCTGGTGCGGATAGAAGTAAATTATTACATATTGACTTAAAAAACAACACATATTATTTACCTAAAATAAAAGTTAATTATGATAATGTAGAAGGTCGAGACCCTAATGAGGAAATTATAAAAAATATAAAAAAAGACTACCTCAAATCTTGGTATGTAAAAAAATATGCTTTGCAAAATAATGATTATAATGCTATTGAAGATTTTTATACAGATTCAGCCCAAGTAAAAATTAAAAAAATAATTCAATTCAATAGTAAAAACTCTATTAATATACGATCAACAAGTGTTAATCATAATGTAACTATAAAATTCTTTTCGGAAGATGGTCAAGTTGTTTATTTAGATGATAAAAATGTTGAAGAACAAACTTTCTATTACAAAAAGAAAAAATTAATACATCAAGAAAAAACTTTAAAAAATTATAAAGCTATTCTACTACTTGAAGATGGTTTTTGGAGGGTTAGGCACATTATTAGTGATAAAATTCTCTTAAAAGAAAATGAAACTTTTAAAACTACTAATAAGAACTTTAAAATAAAAGGTATTAATTATTATCCTCAAAAAACATCTTGGTTTGACTTTTGGAAAAAATACGATAGTATTACGGTTAATAAAGACTTTAACATAATAAAGAAATTAAAATTAAATACGGTTAGAATTTTTATTCCCTATAAACTTTTTGGTAAAGAGAATGTTTCAGAAATATATTTAAATCATTTAAAAAACACATTAGATCTAGCAAAAAAAAATAACCTTAAGGTTATTGTTACCTTTTTTGATTTTTACAGTAATTATCAAGTATTAGATTATACACTTTGTGATAGACATTTAGAAACTATTATAAATGAAATTAAAAAGCATCCAGCTATTTTACAGTATGACATTAAAAATGAACCTGATTTAGATTTTAAAAATTATGGAAAAGAGAAAGTTTTAAATTGGTTAGATTTTATTAGTTCTAGGATTCGTATATACGATCAAAAAACTCCAATAACTATTGGTTGGAGTACTCCTGAAGTTGGACATTTATTAAAAAACAAAATGGACTTCATTTCATTTCATTATTATAAAAAAACTATTGACTTTAAAAATGCTTACTTAAATTTAAAAAAGAAAGTAAACAAACCAATAGTAGTTCAAGAGTTTGGAAGGCACTCATACAATAGCATATGGAATTTATATAGATATAGCGAAAAGAAACAAGCTAAATATCATAAAAATATGCAACAAAATTTTCATGATTTAAATATTAATCACTTTGTTAGTTGGACTCTTTACGACTTTCCTAAAATAGATGTAAAAATTTTTGGTAAAATGCCTCATAAAATAGGCCCACAAAAAAGCTTTGGCTTTATTGATAAAAAAGGAAATTTAAAAAAAGCTGCTAAGTATATTGTTACTTATAAATAA
- a CDS encoding VOC family protein has protein sequence MNSKFHLAFKVKDIESTIYFYHKILGCKIGRQTKKWVDFDFFGHQLSAHVSNNIIELDYCGIVDKIKVPIPHFGCIISNSEFSEIKLKLKKYNVKFIIDPQVRYKNKNEEQQTMFVLDLSNNPLEFKSFKNNDAIYS, from the coding sequence ATGAACTCAAAATTTCATTTAGCATTTAAAGTAAAAGATATTGAAAGTACTATATACTTCTATCATAAAATATTAGGATGCAAAATTGGTAGGCAAACTAAAAAGTGGGTAGACTTCGATTTTTTCGGACATCAGCTTTCTGCCCATGTTTCAAATAATATCATAGAATTAGATTACTGTGGTATCGTAGATAAAATAAAGGTGCCAATACCTCATTTCGGATGCATTATATCTAACTCAGAATTTTCAGAAATTAAACTAAAACTTAAAAAATATAATGTGAAATTTATTATTGACCCTCAAGTACGATACAAAAATAAAAATGAAGAGCAACAAACTATGTTTGTTTTAGATTTAAGTAATAATCCTTTGGAATTTAAAAGCTTTAAAAACAATGATGCTATTTATAGTTAA
- a CDS encoding STAS domain-containing protein encodes MLQINYIKGKYELEGNLVLENSRSLKSYLETLLDYNSKVILSLKNIKAIDNSSIEVLFELCKKASQNNKVLKVFGKANKKITKTLNNSKLKEFIKD; translated from the coding sequence ATGTTACAAATAAACTATATTAAAGGAAAATATGAATTAGAAGGAAATTTAGTTTTAGAAAATTCAAGAAGTTTAAAATCGTATTTAGAAACGTTATTAGACTATAATTCTAAAGTTATTTTAAGTTTGAAAAATATTAAAGCTATCGATAATTCAAGTATAGAAGTTCTTTTTGAGTTATGCAAAAAAGCATCACAAAATAATAAAGTACTAAAGGTTTTTGGAAAAGCGAATAAAAAAATAACGAAAACTTTAAATAATTCTAAATTAAAGGAGTTTATAAAAGATTAA
- a CDS encoding Lrp/AsnC family transcriptional regulator: protein MVDKIDLKIINILKENSRISFADLGREISLSPSSIRERVKNLEDNEVIKKYSIDINNKKLGYDLEAFILLKVFPGKLKNMLSIISSFEEVKEVHRITGNQNIHLKIVVKDQQHLQSLLDNLMEYGDTTTFLILSKL, encoded by the coding sequence ATGGTAGATAAAATAGATTTAAAAATTATAAATATTTTAAAGGAGAATTCTAGAATATCTTTTGCTGACTTGGGACGTGAAATAAGTTTATCTCCTTCATCAATAAGAGAGCGAGTAAAAAATTTAGAAGACAATGAAGTTATTAAAAAATACAGTATTGATATAAATAATAAAAAACTTGGATATGATTTAGAAGCATTCATTTTATTAAAAGTATTTCCTGGAAAACTAAAGAATATGTTATCAATAATAAGTTCATTTGAAGAAGTAAAAGAAGTACATCGAATAACTGGTAATCAAAATATACATTTAAAAATTGTAGTAAAAGATCAACAGCATTTACAATCATTATTAGATAATTTAATGGAATATGGAGATACTACAACTTTTTTAATACTATCTAAACTATAA
- a CDS encoding LytTR family DNA-binding domain-containing protein, with the protein MNSIIIDDDELARVIISKYCSRLDHVSVLKSFDNALDALDFINKNKVDLVFLDIHMPDLTGFDFIDSLNNPPNIILTTSDVNFALNAFEYKCIVDYLVKPIKLPRFIKAVSKIEVEKNTSDADKEVKSEDSNNELYVNIDRRLVKILISDIYLIEAKGDYINIKTESKNHIVHTTMKKIEDKLPEDLFLKIHRSYIINLKQIIDIEDNSVLIKKEVIPVSRSNRPELMKRLNLLN; encoded by the coding sequence ATTAATTCAATAATAATAGATGATGATGAATTAGCTAGAGTTATTATTTCAAAATATTGCTCTAGATTAGATCATGTATCTGTATTAAAGTCTTTCGATAATGCTTTAGATGCTTTAGATTTTATTAATAAAAATAAAGTTGATTTAGTTTTTTTAGATATACATATGCCAGATTTAACTGGATTTGACTTTATTGATAGCTTAAATAATCCTCCAAATATTATTTTAACTACTTCTGATGTTAATTTTGCTCTAAATGCTTTTGAATATAAGTGTATAGTTGACTATCTAGTAAAGCCAATTAAATTACCAAGATTTATAAAAGCCGTTTCTAAAATTGAAGTAGAAAAAAACACATCGGATGCAGATAAAGAAGTAAAGAGTGAAGATAGTAATAATGAGTTGTATGTTAATATTGATAGAAGGTTAGTTAAAATTCTTATTTCTGATATTTATTTAATTGAAGCTAAAGGTGATTATATAAATATTAAGACTGAATCTAAAAATCATATTGTACATACTACAATGAAAAAGATTGAAGATAAACTTCCTGAAGATCTTTTTTTAAAAATACATAGATCTTATATCATAAACCTTAAACAAATTATAGATATAGAGGATAATAGTGTTCTAATTAAAAAAGAAGTAATACCAGTTAGTAGGTCAAATAGACCAGAATTGATGAAAAGACTTAACCTTTTAAATTAG
- a CDS encoding glycosyltransferase — translation MKLGIVTSFPPSKITLNEYAYHLVKNFVSLDKIEEIILFCDTTEEDKILDFPYSEKVTIVECWKFNSYTSIFTVTKAIKQYKPNQVLFNFQFMKFGHKKIAAALGLMLPKITRLLGIHSTVLIHNILETVDLESAGFTKNPLLKVVYKAIGYCLTKLILSANNVAVTIPKYKRILEKKYNADNVVVIPHGTFETAKQPSYQLIKGTKKVMTFGKFGTYKKVEIIIEAVEKIRKRTNEDIEIVIAGTDNPNTPGYLKSVQNKYKDIAQLTFTGYVPEENVETIFNESTLVVFPYTSTTGSSGVLHQAGSYGKAVVLPNIGDLKELIQDEGYQGEFFNSNDSDTLSDAIQVILEKQLYRIQLEKTNYKAATAFPMSKICEMYLDLFEKSYNTTIDQVLA, via the coding sequence ATGAAATTAGGTATTGTTACATCATTTCCTCCAAGTAAAATAACCTTAAATGAATATGCCTATCATTTAGTTAAAAACTTCGTTTCTTTAGATAAAATAGAAGAAATCATTCTATTTTGTGATACAACAGAAGAAGATAAAATACTAGATTTTCCATACTCAGAAAAAGTTACAATAGTTGAATGTTGGAAGTTTAATAGTTACACTTCTATTTTTACCGTTACTAAAGCAATAAAGCAATACAAACCAAATCAAGTTTTATTTAATTTTCAGTTTATGAAATTTGGCCATAAAAAAATTGCTGCAGCTTTAGGTTTAATGTTACCAAAAATCACTCGTTTGTTAGGTATCCATTCAACAGTTTTAATTCATAATATTTTAGAAACTGTAGATTTAGAAAGTGCAGGTTTTACAAAAAATCCGTTATTAAAAGTCGTGTATAAAGCAATAGGTTATTGTTTAACCAAACTTATATTAAGTGCCAATAATGTTGCTGTAACTATTCCAAAATATAAACGTATTCTTGAAAAGAAATATAACGCTGATAACGTTGTTGTAATACCTCATGGAACTTTTGAAACTGCTAAACAACCAAGTTACCAACTAATAAAAGGAACAAAAAAAGTAATGACTTTCGGTAAGTTTGGAACCTATAAAAAAGTTGAAATTATTATTGAAGCTGTTGAGAAGATTAGAAAGCGTACAAATGAAGATATAGAAATTGTGATAGCTGGTACTGATAACCCAAACACTCCAGGCTATTTAAAAAGTGTACAAAATAAATATAAAGATATAGCTCAATTAACTTTTACCGGATATGTACCTGAAGAAAATGTTGAAACGATATTTAACGAAAGTACTTTGGTAGTATTTCCTTATACATCAACAACAGGAAGTTCTGGAGTACTTCATCAAGCAGGAAGTTATGGTAAGGCTGTTGTATTACCTAATATTGGTGATTTAAAAGAATTAATACAAGACGAAGGATATCAAGGTGAGTTTTTTAATTCTAATGATTCAGATACGCTGTCAGATGCTATACAAGTAATTCTTGAAAAACAATTATATAGAATACAATTAGAAAAAACTAATTATAAAGCAGCTACAGCTTTTCCTATGTCTAAAATATGTGAAATGTATTTAGATCTTTTTGAAAAAAGTTATAATACTACAATAGATCAGGTACTAGCATAA
- a CDS encoding glyoxylate/hydroxypyruvate reductase A, which translates to MSILIIFNNKNPEPWAKKLKQEMPNTTIETYPNVKAPANVEFIICWKPEKNILKKFPNVKVIQSVGASIDHIVSSQDINNNIILTRIVDSKLSNDMWEYLISIVLNQIKNLDTYLENKNNKKWEQHNYQTINDTVITILGLGKIGKTVASNFSKIGFKVKGWSTSKKEITNVECFYGKQNLDVLLKNTSFLINILPLTIETKNILNKNLFEKLPKDAIIINVGRGEHLVENDLISFLDSNQLQGAYLDVFREEPLPLNHPFWNHSKIKITPHIASLTDIKTASNQVIQNYKNFLNNRELLNIVSINKGY; encoded by the coding sequence ATGAGTATTCTTATTATTTTCAACAATAAAAACCCAGAGCCTTGGGCTAAAAAACTCAAGCAAGAAATGCCTAATACTACCATAGAAACTTATCCTAATGTTAAAGCCCCTGCTAATGTAGAATTTATTATTTGCTGGAAACCTGAAAAAAACATCTTAAAAAAATTTCCTAATGTAAAAGTTATTCAATCAGTTGGTGCTTCAATTGATCATATAGTATCATCACAGGATATCAATAATAATATTATTCTCACAAGAATAGTTGACTCTAAATTATCTAATGATATGTGGGAATATTTAATTTCAATTGTATTAAATCAAATAAAAAACTTAGATACTTATTTAGAAAATAAAAATAACAAGAAATGGGAACAACATAATTATCAAACAATAAATGATACTGTAATAACTATTTTAGGTTTAGGGAAAATTGGAAAAACTGTTGCCTCAAATTTTTCGAAAATTGGTTTTAAGGTTAAAGGCTGGAGTACCTCTAAAAAAGAGATAACAAATGTAGAATGTTTTTATGGTAAACAAAACTTAGATGTATTACTAAAAAACACATCTTTTTTAATAAATATTCTTCCTTTAACAATAGAAACAAAAAACATTTTAAATAAAAATCTATTTGAAAAACTACCAAAAGACGCAATCATAATTAATGTAGGTAGAGGTGAACACTTAGTTGAAAATGATTTAATATCATTTTTAGATAGTAATCAATTACAAGGAGCCTATTTAGATGTTTTTAGAGAAGAACCTTTACCTCTTAATCATCCTTTTTGGAACCATTCAAAAATTAAAATAACACCACATATTGCTAGTCTTACTGATATTAAAACTGCTAGTAATCAAGTTATACAAAATTATAAGAACTTTCTTAACAATAGAGAATTACTAAACATTGTATCAATAAATAAAGGTTATTAA
- a CDS encoding ATP-binding protein, whose translation MSDEKVKIFERALQRERKARKQAEEILEQKSLELFEANQKLTASNKKTEALLNDQTAQLKLIVDNSSLGIVLSQKNNLIKFNKAFANLLGYTDDELLNVNIYELSHPDDLPQAKKQLKLLEESKIDKFLIKKRYRKKDGNYVSCNTNVSAVRDNEGNVKYHIALIEDVSEIDKKTRMLNALNSLSVSILGKRDLNEIAWEIAKNTANHLDLEDCLVFSIDYESNIIKEIAAYSNNPDIDITKKPPLHIPIGKGVIGKVVETGVYSLVNDTSKNDLYEVDDFFRFSELTVPIIADNKVIGIIDSEHSKKNYFNNDHIEVFHNIASLASAQFNSAISLIKEKKTQKEKDVLLVQLGKNNEELKNFAHVVSHDLKSPLRSMSALISWIQEDNEGTFDEETTVNFNSLLKKIDKMDHLINGILKYSSIDKIDKTDQKVDLQKTVTDIIDTIFVPEHINIQIKNTLPIIYGDKFRLQQLFQNLISNAIKYNDKEKGIITIEVEDLDIKFLFIIKDNGIGIDKKYHSKIFEVFETLEEPNDDSTGIGLSIVKKIIDLYNGKIWLESELGKGCSFFFELKKPH comes from the coding sequence ATGTCTGATGAAAAAGTAAAAATATTTGAAAGAGCCTTACAAAGAGAAAGAAAAGCTAGAAAACAAGCAGAAGAAATTCTTGAACAAAAATCATTAGAATTATTTGAGGCTAACCAAAAACTAACTGCTTCCAATAAAAAAACTGAAGCTTTATTAAATGATCAAACTGCTCAATTAAAATTGATTGTTGATAACTCATCTTTAGGTATTGTTTTATCTCAAAAAAATAACTTAATTAAATTTAATAAAGCTTTTGCAAATTTATTAGGCTATACTGATGATGAATTATTAAATGTCAATATTTACGAACTCTCACACCCTGATGATTTACCACAAGCCAAAAAACAGCTAAAACTACTAGAAGAAAGTAAAATTGATAAGTTTTTAATAAAAAAAAGATACAGAAAAAAAGATGGTAACTATGTTTCTTGTAATACAAACGTAAGTGCAGTTAGAGATAATGAAGGTAATGTAAAGTACCATATTGCTTTAATAGAAGATGTTTCTGAAATAGATAAAAAAACAAGAATGTTAAATGCTTTAAACAGTCTTTCTGTATCTATATTAGGAAAAAGAGATTTAAATGAAATTGCCTGGGAAATAGCAAAAAACACTGCTAATCATTTAGATTTAGAAGATTGTCTTGTTTTTTCTATTGATTATGAATCTAATATCATAAAAGAAATAGCTGCTTATTCAAATAACCCTGATATTGATATAACCAAAAAACCTCCTTTACATATACCTATAGGGAAAGGGGTAATTGGTAAAGTAGTTGAAACAGGAGTGTATTCATTAGTAAATGACACTTCAAAAAATGATTTGTACGAGGTTGATGATTTTTTTCGTTTTTCAGAATTAACGGTTCCTATTATAGCTGATAATAAAGTAATTGGTATTATTGACTCTGAACATAGCAAAAAAAATTATTTCAATAATGACCACATTGAGGTTTTTCATAACATAGCTAGTTTAGCTTCTGCTCAATTTAATAGTGCTATTAGTCTAATTAAAGAGAAAAAAACTCAAAAAGAAAAAGATGTATTACTGGTTCAATTAGGAAAAAACAATGAAGAGTTAAAAAACTTTGCTCATGTAGTTTCTCACGATTTAAAATCTCCATTAAGAAGCATGTCCGCATTAATTTCTTGGATACAAGAAGATAATGAAGGTACTTTTGATGAAGAGACTACCGTTAATTTTAATTCTTTATTAAAAAAAATTGATAAAATGGATCACCTTATTAATGGAATATTAAAATATTCAAGTATTGATAAGATTGATAAAACTGACCAAAAAGTTGATCTTCAGAAAACCGTTACAGATATAATTGATACAATTTTTGTTCCTGAACATATTAATATTCAAATTAAGAACACGCTACCAATTATTTATGGTGATAAATTTCGTTTACAACAGTTATTTCAGAATTTAATAAGTAATGCTATTAAATATAATGATAAAGAGAAAGGTATTATTACTATAGAAGTAGAAGATTTAGATATTAAATTTCTATTTATTATAAAAGATAATGGTATTGGTATTGATAAAAAATACCACTCAAAAATATTTGAAGTATTTGAAACCTTAGAAGAACCTAATGATGACTCTACAGGTATAGGTCTTTCAATTGTAAAAAAGATTATCGACTTATATAATGGTAAAATATGGTTAGAAAGCGAATTAGGTAAAGGGTGTTCCTTTTTTTTCGAATTAAAAAAACCTCATTAA
- a CDS encoding glycosyltransferase: MKIGIIIPCYNEEKGVKIKAFKKCLKKYSDVHLCFVNDGSKDNTLDVLYKLKDEFEKKVTIINMKKNQGKSRAIKVGARFFYSLSSVAHVGCLDANFTIGYENFGSLLKNLKKI; encoded by the coding sequence ATGAAGATTGGCATTATCATTCCATGTTATAATGAAGAGAAGGGGGTAAAAATTAAAGCATTTAAAAAGTGCTTAAAAAAATATAGCGACGTTCACCTCTGTTTTGTAAACGATGGAAGTAAAGATAATACTTTAGATGTTTTATATAAATTAAAAGATGAATTTGAAAAAAAAGTTACTATTATAAATATGAAAAAAAACCAAGGAAAGAGTAGGGCTATAAAAGTTGGTGCTCGTTTTTTTTATAGCTTGTCATCTGTTGCACATGTTGGTTGTTTAGATGCTAACTTTACCATTGGCTATGAAAATTTTGGAAGCTTATTAAAGAATTTAAAGAAAATATGA
- a CDS encoding lipopolysaccharide assembly protein LapB yields the protein MKRLLKSLLLLIIFLINHKGIGQSSMDRGFNYLEKGNFKDAEIFFKSYLKEYPTNKTAKLCYGRAVGLNGAPVKAKLIFNELLTIEPENLEFNINAAECLLWNKEYDIALKKYLNLSKKYQSNPIIQLGLANTYSNLKKFSKAIYHYNKGINLDPKILGIYIGLAYTHLANNQNKAALKTIDKALLLDKSNTQLLNLKKTIRKKYTPKIHQKLSITSDSGDNQSINSNTEVIYPLSTKLSIGGYYNYRVSTFLLNNDTSKQTSIGLKTSYNLTNKIQLEGEIGSLKVKGATNYNDVTYKIGLKTRLAYNQNFNIYYQKEYHNFNVQLINSKISQNHLFANYHILTKYDIGLFTQYYYTKQSDENSRNLLFTSLYYLVNKKTPIKVGLNSVIMGFDKERANVYFSPEKYYVFEAFIDFSLFPSSKKWITKGNAAYGYQLINEDPKQQSFRCELYFGYKPSEKITAQLYGKYSNQAVGNASGFEFNDIGIELKINL from the coding sequence ATGAAAAGATTATTGAAATCATTACTATTGCTTATTATCTTTTTAATAAACCATAAAGGAATAGGCCAATCTTCAATGGATAGAGGCTTTAATTACCTAGAAAAAGGTAACTTTAAAGACGCTGAGATATTTTTTAAATCTTATTTGAAAGAATACCCAACAAATAAAACAGCAAAACTATGCTATGGTAGAGCTGTAGGTTTGAATGGAGCCCCTGTAAAAGCCAAGTTAATTTTTAATGAATTATTAACTATTGAACCTGAAAATCTTGAATTTAACATAAACGCTGCAGAATGTTTATTATGGAATAAAGAATACGATATAGCTCTCAAAAAATATTTGAATCTATCAAAAAAATATCAATCTAATCCTATAATTCAATTAGGTCTTGCAAATACATATAGTAATTTAAAAAAATTTAGTAAAGCCATCTATCATTATAATAAAGGTATAAATCTAGATCCTAAAATACTTGGAATATATATTGGCCTTGCCTATACACATTTAGCCAATAACCAAAATAAAGCAGCTTTAAAAACAATTGATAAAGCATTACTTTTAGATAAATCAAACACACAATTATTAAACTTAAAAAAAACAATACGAAAAAAGTATACACCTAAAATTCATCAAAAGTTAAGTATAACATCTGATAGTGGTGATAATCAATCAATCAATTCCAATACAGAAGTTATTTATCCATTATCAACTAAACTTAGTATTGGAGGGTATTATAACTACAGAGTATCTACTTTTTTATTAAACAATGATACCTCAAAACAAACATCAATAGGTTTAAAAACCTCATATAATTTAACTAACAAGATACAATTAGAAGGAGAAATAGGTAGTTTAAAAGTAAAAGGAGCTACTAATTATAATGATGTAACCTATAAAATTGGTTTAAAAACAAGATTAGCTTATAATCAGAATTTTAATATTTATTATCAAAAAGAGTATCATAATTTTAATGTACAATTAATTAATTCAAAAATTAGTCAAAATCATCTTTTTGCTAATTATCATATACTAACAAAATATGATATAGGTTTATTTACTCAATATTATTATACAAAACAATCTGATGAGAATAGTAGAAACTTGTTATTTACTTCACTCTATTATTTAGTTAATAAAAAAACTCCCATAAAAGTAGGATTAAATTCAGTTATTATGGGGTTTGATAAAGAAAGAGCTAATGTATATTTTAGCCCTGAAAAATACTATGTATTTGAAGCATTTATTGATTTTAGTTTATTTCCTAGCTCAAAGAAATGGATTACAAAAGGAAATGCTGCTTATGGTTATCAATTAATTAATGAAGACCCTAAACAACAAAGTTTTAGATGTGAATTATATTTTGGATATAAGCCATCAGAAAAAATAACAGCTCAACTATATGGAAAATATAGCAATCAAGCAGTTGGTAATGCTTCAGGTTTCGAGTTTAATGATATAGGTATTGAATTAAAAATTAACCTTTAA